From Marinobacterium sp. LSUCC0821, a single genomic window includes:
- the infB gene encoding translation initiation factor IF-2 has product MAEVTIKQLAEVVGVSVERLLTQMQEAGIDGKSNDATVTETERQQLLAHLKRSHGEEDSDVGSPSKITLKRKTTSTLKVGGAGSRKTVNVEVRKKRTYVKRTELEDAPVVEEVAQEAVVETAVEAPVAAVVEAPAAVEPEAKPEVVEPVVEVAAPVVEEPVVEAKPAAKAAPAPAKKPEAVKSNDEPKTENPRNKNKERDSRRGDRDDDRRGGKKGREERNTLNVRGKGGKPQRGGKPVRGGQPNQHGFEKPTAAIVHEVTIPETITVAELAKKMSIKAAEVIKVMFKMGAMATINQPIDQDTATLVVEEMGHKAIPMQENAIEDALIEAINAHEGEAESRAPVVTVMGHVDHGKTSLLDYIRTTRVAAGESGGITQHIGAYHVETSNGMVTFLDTPGHAAFTAMRARGASLTDIVVLVVAADDGVMPQTEEAVQHAKAAGVPLVVAVNKIDKPEADPDRVKNELAQRDVIPEDWGGDTQFCNVSAKSGEGIDALLDSILLQAEMLELTAVREAPGQGVVVESRLDKGRGPVATLLVQNGTLKKGDIVLAGLQYGRVRAMLDENGKPLDAAGPAIPVEIQGLDGTPDAGEDFTVVSSEKKAREVALFRQGKFREVKLQRQQQAKLENLFSNMQAGDVKSLNIVLKTDVRGSLEALISSLEDLSTDEVKVNIVSGGVGGIGETDANLALASSAILIGFNVRADAQARAIVEREEMELRYYSVIYDIINDVKDAMGGLLSPEFKEEIVGIAEVRDVFRAPKIGAIAGCMVVEGTVYRNKRIRVLRDNVVIYEGELESLRRFKDAVNEVRNGMECGIGVKNYNDVKVGDQIEVYDTIEVQRTL; this is encoded by the coding sequence ATGGCAGAAGTAACAATTAAGCAGCTTGCCGAGGTGGTTGGTGTATCCGTTGAGCGTTTGTTAACTCAGATGCAGGAAGCGGGAATCGACGGTAAATCGAATGATGCCACTGTCACCGAAACCGAGCGTCAGCAATTGCTTGCGCACCTTAAGCGCAGCCACGGTGAAGAAGATTCGGATGTCGGCTCACCATCAAAAATCACCTTGAAGCGTAAAACTACATCGACGTTAAAAGTAGGTGGTGCGGGTAGCCGCAAAACTGTAAACGTAGAAGTGCGTAAAAAGCGTACCTACGTAAAGCGCACAGAGCTTGAAGATGCTCCAGTCGTTGAAGAAGTTGCTCAAGAAGCTGTGGTAGAAACGGCTGTTGAAGCACCGGTTGCAGCGGTTGTAGAAGCACCAGCGGCAGTTGAGCCTGAAGCTAAACCAGAAGTAGTTGAGCCAGTTGTTGAAGTTGCAGCACCAGTGGTTGAAGAGCCTGTTGTTGAAGCTAAGCCTGCAGCAAAAGCTGCACCAGCTCCAGCTAAAAAACCTGAAGCAGTAAAAAGCAACGACGAGCCAAAAACTGAAAACCCTCGTAACAAGAACAAAGAGCGTGATTCGCGCCGTGGCGACCGTGATGATGACCGTCGTGGTGGCAAGAAAGGCCGTGAAGAACGCAACACGCTTAATGTTCGTGGCAAGGGTGGCAAGCCTCAGCGTGGTGGTAAACCCGTTCGCGGTGGTCAGCCAAATCAACACGGTTTTGAAAAACCAACAGCGGCTATCGTTCATGAAGTAACTATTCCTGAAACGATTACCGTTGCTGAACTTGCTAAGAAGATGTCTATCAAGGCAGCAGAAGTGATCAAGGTGATGTTCAAGATGGGCGCTATGGCAACCATCAACCAGCCTATCGATCAGGATACTGCGACTCTTGTTGTTGAAGAGATGGGCCACAAGGCTATCCCAATGCAGGAGAATGCGATTGAAGACGCCCTAATTGAAGCGATTAACGCCCATGAAGGTGAAGCTGAATCTCGTGCGCCGGTTGTGACTGTAATGGGTCACGTTGACCACGGTAAAACATCGCTTCTTGACTACATCCGTACTACCCGCGTAGCAGCAGGTGAGTCTGGTGGTATTACCCAGCACATCGGCGCATACCATGTTGAAACAAGCAACGGTATGGTTACCTTCCTTGATACTCCTGGACACGCAGCGTTTACCGCAATGCGTGCACGTGGTGCGTCACTTACCGATATTGTAGTCCTAGTGGTAGCAGCAGATGACGGTGTAATGCCGCAGACTGAAGAGGCGGTTCAGCACGCGAAAGCCGCTGGTGTACCTCTTGTTGTTGCAGTTAACAAGATCGATAAGCCAGAAGCTGATCCTGACCGCGTTAAGAACGAACTCGCTCAGCGCGACGTTATCCCAGAAGATTGGGGTGGTGATACTCAGTTCTGTAACGTTTCGGCTAAATCAGGTGAAGGTATCGATGCGCTTCTAGATTCGATTCTTCTCCAAGCTGAGATGCTTGAGCTTACAGCAGTTCGCGAAGCGCCTGGTCAGGGTGTGGTTGTTGAATCGCGTCTTGATAAAGGCCGCGGTCCAGTTGCAACGCTTCTTGTACAGAACGGTACCCTTAAGAAGGGTGATATCGTACTTGCGGGTCTTCAGTATGGCCGTGTACGTGCAATGCTGGACGAGAACGGTAAGCCGCTAGATGCTGCAGGTCCTGCAATTCCAGTAGAGATCCAAGGTCTGGATGGTACGCCAGATGCGGGTGAAGATTTCACAGTAGTATCTTCTGAGAAGAAAGCCCGTGAAGTTGCTCTGTTCCGTCAGGGTAAATTCCGTGAAGTTAAACTACAGCGTCAGCAGCAGGCTAAACTTGAGAACCTATTCTCGAACATGCAGGCGGGTGATGTTAAATCACTTAACATCGTCCTTAAGACAGACGTACGTGGCTCTCTAGAAGCACTAATCAGCTCTCTAGAAGATCTATCGACTGATGAAGTTAAAGTGAACATCGTCTCTGGCGGTGTTGGTGGTATCGGTGAGACCGACGCTAACCTTGCGCTTGCTTCTTCTGCGATCTTAATCGGCTTTAACGTTCGTGCAGACGCTCAGGCGCGTGCAATCGTTGAGCGTGAAGAGATGGAGCTTCGTTACTACTCCGTAATCTATGACATCATCAACGATGTTAAAGATGCGATGGGTGGTCTGCTATCGCCTGAGTTCAAAGAGGAGATCGTGGGTATCGCTGAAGTACGTGATGTGTTCCGTGCGCCTAAGATCGGTGCGATTGCAGGTTGTATGGTTGTTGAGGGTACCGTGTACCGCAACAAACGTATCCGCGTTCTTCGTGACAACGTTGTTATCTACGAAGGTGAGCTTGAATCTCTTCGTCGCTTCAAAGATGCCGTGAACGAAGTTCGTAACGGCATGGAGTGTGGTATCGGCGTTAAGAACTACAACGATGTTAAAGTCGGCGACCAGATTGAGGTTTATGACACAATCGAAGTTCAGCGTACGCTTTAA
- the nusA gene encoding transcription termination factor NusA, translating to MNKEILLVAEAVSNEKDVPKAVIFEAIEVALATATKKRYDEEADIRVVIDRATGDYDTFRRWLVVSNDAVPALGTELTMQEAEEIDTNLQPGDYHEEQVESVGFGRIAAQTAKQVIVQKVREAERAKVVDQYRDRVGELISGTVKKVTRDNVIVDLGNNAEALLPRENLLPREIFRMGERVRAVLQEVRSEGRGPQLILSRASAEMLIELFRIEVPEIAEEMIEIRAAARDPGARAKIAVKTNDRRLDPVGACVGMRGARVQAVSDELGGERVDIILWDDNPAQLVINAMAPAEVASIVMDEETHSMDVAVDEDALAMAIGRSGQNVRLASELTGWNLNVMSEQEAADKHESETTKVVELFINHLDVDQDLAELLVAEGFTSIEEVAYVPEAEMLEIEEFDEDIVQALRERAKDALLNLAIASEEQLGDAKPAEDLVTMDGMDEALALKLASRGVITMEDLAEQSVEELMDIEGMTEERAGELIMTARAPWFA from the coding sequence ATGAATAAAGAGATTCTACTGGTAGCGGAAGCTGTCTCTAATGAAAAAGATGTGCCTAAGGCAGTTATCTTTGAAGCTATCGAAGTTGCGCTAGCAACAGCGACTAAGAAACGTTACGACGAAGAGGCGGACATCCGCGTTGTGATCGATCGTGCAACTGGCGACTACGACACTTTCCGTCGTTGGTTGGTTGTATCTAACGATGCTGTTCCAGCGCTAGGCACAGAACTGACTATGCAGGAAGCTGAAGAGATCGATACAAACCTTCAGCCAGGTGATTACCACGAAGAGCAGGTTGAATCTGTTGGATTTGGTCGTATCGCTGCTCAGACTGCTAAACAGGTTATCGTACAGAAAGTCCGTGAAGCTGAACGCGCTAAAGTTGTTGATCAGTACCGTGACCGTGTAGGTGAGTTGATCTCAGGTACAGTTAAGAAAGTTACGCGTGATAACGTCATCGTTGATCTTGGTAACAACGCTGAAGCGCTTCTTCCACGTGAGAATCTACTACCACGCGAAATCTTCCGTATGGGTGAGCGCGTTCGTGCGGTGCTTCAGGAAGTGCGTAGCGAAGGTCGTGGTCCACAGCTAATTCTTAGCCGTGCATCAGCAGAGATGTTGATTGAACTATTCCGCATTGAAGTTCCAGAAATTGCTGAAGAGATGATCGAAATTCGTGCTGCAGCTCGTGATCCGGGTGCGCGTGCGAAGATTGCCGTTAAAACGAACGACCGTCGTCTAGACCCAGTGGGTGCTTGTGTCGGTATGCGTGGTGCACGTGTTCAGGCTGTCTCTGATGAGCTAGGCGGTGAACGTGTAGATATCATTCTTTGGGACGACAACCCAGCGCAGCTAGTTATCAATGCGATGGCGCCTGCTGAAGTAGCTTCAATCGTTATGGATGAAGAGACTCACTCTATGGACGTTGCAGTCGATGAAGATGCCCTAGCTATGGCTATAGGTCGCAGCGGTCAAAACGTTCGTCTAGCCTCTGAACTAACAGGCTGGAACCTAAACGTGATGAGCGAGCAAGAAGCGGCTGATAAACACGAATCAGAAACGACTAAGGTTGTTGAGTTATTCATCAACCACCTAGATGTTGATCAGGATCTAGCAGAGCTTCTAGTAGCAGAAGGCTTCACCTCTATTGAAGAGGTTGCATACGTACCTGAAGCTGAAATGCTTGAGATTGAAGAGTTTGATGAAGATATCGTCCAGGCTCTTCGTGAGCGTGCTAAAGATGCACTGCTTAACCTTGCAATCGCGTCTGAAGAGCAGCTTGGCGATGCTAAACCTGCAGAAGATCTTGTGACTATGGATGGTATGGATGAAGCGCTGGCGCTGAAACTTGCTAGCCGTGGTGTGATCACTATGGAAGATCTTGCAGAGCAGTCTGTTGAAGAGCTAATGGATATCGAAGGCATGACTGAAGAGCGCGCAGGTGAGTTGATTATGACTGCACGCGCACCTTGGTTTGCATAA
- the glmM gene encoding phosphoglucosamine mutase, whose product MTRKYFGTDGIRGRVGTFPITPDFVLKLGWAVGRVFARDGRKLVLIGKDTRISGYMFESALEAGLSAAGVDVLLLGPMPTPAIAYLTRTFRADAGIVISASHNAFHDNGIKFFSAEGTKLPDEVEQRIEAQLDLAMTTVSSQELGKVRRVNDAAGRYIEFCKSTASGTLNLAGLKVVVDCANGAGYHIAPKVFRELGAKVYEIGTEPDGLNINENCGATAPQQLQEKVIEVGADLGIALDGDGDRLILVDHKGEVVDGDEILFIIAQALHQSGELNGGVVGTLMTNLGLEQALAKMDIPFVRAKVGDRYVLEQLAKHGWNLGGEGSGHIVCRSILPTGDATVAAVQVLKAVANSKKTIHELKQGMQKLPQRMINVRLEQKVDITSSEEVAQLVATAEVQLADKGRVLLRPSGTEPVVRVMVEGSDLDQVHSVCEQLAVDVEKALKKLVS is encoded by the coding sequence ATGACAAGAAAGTATTTTGGTACAGATGGTATTCGTGGTCGTGTAGGTACTTTCCCTATTACCCCAGATTTTGTTTTGAAATTGGGTTGGGCTGTCGGTCGTGTCTTTGCTCGCGATGGTCGCAAGCTTGTGCTTATTGGTAAAGATACCCGTATTTCCGGATACATGTTTGAGTCGGCTCTAGAAGCGGGGCTTTCAGCGGCAGGTGTTGATGTGTTACTGCTGGGCCCTATGCCGACCCCTGCTATCGCCTATTTGACTCGAACTTTCCGTGCTGATGCGGGTATTGTGATCAGTGCCTCTCACAACGCCTTTCACGATAACGGCATTAAATTTTTTAGTGCTGAGGGGACTAAGTTACCCGATGAGGTAGAGCAGCGAATCGAAGCTCAACTTGATCTTGCGATGACTACCGTGAGCTCGCAAGAGTTAGGTAAAGTGCGTCGCGTGAATGACGCTGCAGGCCGGTACATCGAATTCTGTAAATCAACAGCATCAGGTACCCTGAACTTGGCCGGCCTTAAAGTTGTTGTCGATTGTGCTAATGGTGCTGGTTACCACATAGCACCGAAAGTGTTCCGTGAGCTCGGTGCCAAGGTTTATGAGATTGGTACAGAGCCTGATGGCCTGAATATCAATGAAAATTGCGGTGCTACGGCTCCTCAACAGTTGCAAGAGAAGGTGATTGAAGTGGGTGCTGATCTAGGCATCGCCCTGGACGGTGACGGGGATCGCCTGATTCTTGTTGATCATAAAGGCGAAGTTGTTGACGGTGATGAGATCCTTTTCATTATCGCTCAAGCGCTGCATCAGTCAGGCGAGCTTAATGGGGGTGTAGTCGGTACATTAATGACAAACCTTGGACTTGAGCAGGCCCTAGCGAAGATGGATATTCCGTTCGTTCGTGCGAAGGTTGGTGATCGCTATGTGCTAGAGCAACTGGCCAAACATGGCTGGAACCTTGGTGGCGAAGGTTCAGGACATATCGTTTGTCGCTCAATTCTCCCTACAGGTGATGCAACAGTAGCCGCTGTTCAAGTATTAAAAGCTGTTGCGAACAGCAAGAAGACAATACATGAGCTTAAGCAGGGGATGCAGAAGCTTCCGCAGCGCATGATCAACGTGCGTCTTGAGCAGAAGGTAGATATCACTTCATCTGAAGAGGTGGCTCAGTTAGTGGCTACGGCAGAGGTTCAGTTGGCTGATAAGGGGCGAGTGCTTCTGCGTCCATCGGGAACTGAACCCGTTGTGCGAGTTATGGTGGAAGGGTCCGACTTAGACCAGGTCCATTCAGTCTGTGAGCAGCTTGCTGTTGACGTGGAAAAAGCACTTAAGAAACTTGTAAGTTGA
- the rimP gene encoding ribosome maturation factor RimP: MSAKLKLLQELIEPVVQGLDLELWGIEYNAAGKTSMLRIYIDSPHGVSVDDCARVSHQVSGVMDVEDPISENYTLEVSSPGMDRPLYTLAQYEEFVGHVIQLRLRSPYEGRRKFKGILNGVEGEDVLLVVDNTEYLLPLDLIDRANVVPQF, encoded by the coding sequence GTGTCAGCGAAACTAAAGCTGTTACAAGAGTTGATTGAACCGGTTGTTCAGGGATTAGACCTTGAACTATGGGGAATCGAATACAACGCTGCAGGTAAAACCAGCATGCTGCGAATCTACATAGATAGCCCACATGGTGTCTCTGTTGATGATTGTGCGCGTGTTAGCCACCAGGTTAGCGGCGTTATGGATGTTGAAGATCCAATCAGTGAAAACTATACGCTGGAGGTCTCATCTCCAGGTATGGATCGCCCTCTCTACACGTTGGCGCAGTATGAAGAGTTTGTGGGTCATGTAATCCAGCTTCGTCTTCGCTCGCCGTATGAAGGACGTCGCAAGTTTAAAGGGATTCTCAATGGAGTAGAGGGCGAAGATGTCCTCCTCGTTGTTGATAATACTGAATATCTGTTGCCACTCGACCTTATTGATAGGGCGAATGTGGTTCCGCAATTTTAA
- the secG gene encoding preprotein translocase subunit SecG yields METIVLIVHVLLAAAIIALILLQQGKGAEAGASFGGGASQTVFGSDGSGSFLGRVTAILAAGIFITSFVLAVFAKDKAQTIGDAGIPDAATIEAAAPAQQAPVAEVPAVKESEIPSAGNN; encoded by the coding sequence ATGGAAACAATCGTTCTCATCGTTCACGTACTGCTCGCTGCAGCAATTATCGCTCTTATTCTGCTTCAGCAGGGTAAAGGTGCTGAAGCTGGCGCGTCATTTGGTGGCGGTGCCTCTCAGACTGTTTTCGGTAGTGACGGTAGCGGCAGCTTTTTGGGTCGTGTGACTGCAATTCTTGCAGCAGGCATTTTTATTACTAGCTTTGTGCTAGCGGTGTTTGCTAAAGACAAAGCTCAAACAATCGGTGATGCAGGTATTCCTGACGCTGCTACTATCGAAGCAGCTGCACCGGCTCAGCAAGCACCAGTCGCTGAGGTTCCAGCTGTTAAGGAATCAGAGATTCCTTCTGCGGGGAACAACTAA
- the folP gene encoding dihydropteroate synthase, whose product MSKIDVSLFEFAGRTLDLSHTQVMGILNVTPDSFSDGGHLYESEALSFDRALRHAELMVTAGATLIDIGGESTRPGAAEVSEQQEMDRVLPVLERINNALDVVVSIDTSSPALIRESAKLGAGLINDVRSLGREGALQAAVESGLPVCLMHMQGSPATMQRRPNYSDVVAEVKDFLAQQLRRTIAAGIPKEKLMIDPGFGFGKTLEHNLQLLNRMDQLVDLGVPILSGTSRKTMVGQVLDREPQERLIGSLSTVAIAVERGARIIRVHDVAETVDMVRMTEAILNERVVC is encoded by the coding sequence GTGAGTAAAATTGACGTGTCACTGTTTGAATTTGCTGGTCGCACCCTAGATCTTTCACATACTCAGGTTATGGGTATTCTTAATGTCACTCCGGACTCTTTCTCTGATGGTGGCCATCTTTATGAATCAGAGGCGCTCTCCTTTGATCGAGCGCTGCGGCATGCTGAATTGATGGTCACTGCGGGTGCAACCCTCATCGATATAGGTGGCGAGTCAACACGCCCAGGTGCGGCTGAAGTATCAGAGCAGCAAGAGATGGATAGGGTCCTGCCGGTACTAGAGCGAATTAATAACGCTTTGGATGTGGTGGTGTCGATAGATACGAGCTCGCCTGCATTGATACGAGAGTCAGCTAAACTTGGCGCCGGGCTTATCAATGATGTGCGCTCGCTTGGGCGAGAGGGTGCTTTGCAAGCAGCTGTGGAGTCGGGTCTGCCGGTATGTCTGATGCATATGCAAGGGAGTCCTGCGACTATGCAGCGCCGGCCAAATTATTCAGATGTTGTTGCTGAAGTTAAAGATTTTTTAGCGCAGCAGTTGCGTCGTACTATCGCTGCAGGAATTCCAAAAGAGAAATTGATGATCGATCCAGGTTTTGGTTTTGGCAAAACCCTGGAGCATAATTTACAGCTACTCAATCGTATGGATCAATTGGTAGACTTAGGTGTTCCGATTCTATCAGGTACCTCACGCAAAACGATGGTCGGTCAGGTTTTGGATCGAGAGCCACAAGAGCGTTTGATCGGAAGTCTTTCGACTGTGGCCATTGCAGTAGAGCGTGGAGCAAGAATTATTCGTGTGCATGATGTTGCCGAAACGGTTGATATGGTGCGTATGACTGAAGCTATTTTAAATGAAAGGGTGGTCTGCTGA
- the rbfA gene encoding 30S ribosome-binding factor RbfA — protein sequence MARDFKRTDRVGEQIQRDLATLIQREIKDPRLGMITINHVKVAKDLGYAEVYITVMPYGDMDQAQVTKDSLSVLKQAAGFLRTELARGIKLRVMPQLRFHYDESIERGRHLHSLIEKARRLEDEADTDQNDEK from the coding sequence ATGGCTCGCGATTTTAAACGTACAGACCGAGTGGGTGAGCAGATCCAGCGTGATCTAGCCACCCTTATTCAGCGTGAGATCAAAGATCCACGCCTCGGTATGATTACCATCAATCACGTCAAAGTGGCAAAAGATCTTGGCTATGCTGAGGTCTACATCACTGTGATGCCCTACGGCGATATGGATCAGGCGCAGGTAACCAAAGATAGCTTAAGCGTGCTTAAGCAAGCAGCCGGTTTCCTTCGCACTGAACTAGCACGTGGCATTAAACTGCGTGTGATGCCACAGCTACGTTTCCATTACGATGAGAGCATCGAACGAGGCCGTCATCTGCACAGCCTCATCGAGAAAGCGCGTCGTTTAGAGGACGAAGCTGATACCGATCAGAACGACGAGAAGTAA
- the rpsO gene encoding 30S ribosomal protein S15 has protein sequence MALTVEKKAEIVAEFGRGQGDTGSPEVQVALLTANIEGLQGHFKANKQDHHSRRGLIRMVNQRRKLLDYLKKKDATRYVELIGRLGLRR, from the coding sequence ATGGCTCTAACCGTTGAGAAAAAAGCTGAAATCGTTGCTGAGTTTGGGCGTGGTCAGGGTGACACTGGTTCACCAGAAGTACAGGTTGCACTTCTAACTGCGAACATTGAAGGCCTACAGGGTCACTTCAAAGCAAACAAGCAGGACCACCACTCACGTCGCGGTCTAATTCGTATGGTAAACCAGCGTCGTAAGCTGCTAGATTACCTTAAGAAGAAAGACGCAACTCGTTACGTTGAGTTGATCGGTCGTCTTGGCCTACGTCGCTAA
- the truB gene encoding tRNA pseudouridine(55) synthase TruB encodes MARRKKGRRIDGVFLLDKPQGLTSNSALQRVKRLYDAAKAGHTGALDPLATGMLPICLGEATKFSQFLLDSDKRYITTAKLGVRTDSSDADGEVVETKPVPSLEWDSLNQLIQARFAGEIEQVPSMFSALKHNGQPLYKLARKGEKVEVKPRQVNIYEIKLLDLRDDEVDLEVHCSKGTYIRSIVEDLGLELGCGAHVSMLRRIGVANYDAAKLLTMDELEQIAAETETDQGPECIQMRLDALLLPPWSAVDSLPSIELPADLAVRLLQGQRITELFDERGLVRLFAEQRFLGMGEVEDTGRLVARRLLDTSEGAQA; translated from the coding sequence ATGGCTCGACGTAAAAAAGGGCGCCGCATCGACGGCGTCTTTTTGTTAGATAAGCCGCAAGGTCTAACATCAAATTCCGCGCTTCAACGGGTTAAGCGACTTTATGATGCTGCAAAAGCAGGTCATACCGGCGCGCTTGATCCACTTGCGACAGGCATGCTTCCCATCTGTTTAGGTGAAGCGACCAAGTTTTCACAGTTCCTGCTAGACTCTGATAAGCGCTACATCACGACGGCTAAACTTGGTGTACGTACCGACAGTAGTGATGCTGATGGTGAAGTCGTTGAGACTAAACCTGTACCAAGCCTTGAGTGGGATTCATTGAATCAGCTTATTCAGGCACGCTTTGCTGGTGAAATTGAGCAGGTGCCATCGATGTTCTCGGCCCTGAAGCATAATGGTCAGCCTCTCTATAAACTTGCTCGCAAGGGTGAAAAAGTTGAGGTGAAGCCGCGTCAGGTAAACATCTATGAGATCAAATTGCTCGATCTTCGTGACGATGAAGTTGATCTTGAAGTGCACTGTTCTAAAGGGACCTACATTCGTTCAATCGTAGAAGATTTGGGGTTAGAGCTTGGGTGTGGTGCGCACGTCAGTATGCTTCGCCGAATCGGTGTTGCCAACTACGATGCTGCGAAATTGCTTACCATGGACGAGTTAGAGCAAATAGCGGCTGAAACTGAGACAGATCAAGGTCCAGAGTGCATACAAATGCGTTTAGATGCGTTATTATTGCCGCCCTGGAGTGCAGTGGACTCATTGCCTTCGATAGAATTGCCTGCTGATTTAGCAGTACGACTCTTACAGGGCCAGCGAATCACCGAACTTTTCGATGAACGCGGCCTGGTTAGACTCTTTGCTGAACAGCGCTTCCTAGGTATGGGAGAGGTTGAAGATACAGGTCGCTTAGTGGCTCGTAGACTTCTAGATACCTCCGAAGGTGCCCAGGCTTAG